The following are from one region of the Patagioenas fasciata isolate bPatFas1 chromosome 14, bPatFas1.hap1, whole genome shotgun sequence genome:
- the PKD2L2 gene encoding polycystin-2-like protein 2: MQLTGRAANKGGGSTGHRGDIPAEHCAVKPRISLSGELELKTTLRELVVYVVFLTDLCLLTFGMVSTDMYYLNKVMSRVFLEPSLSNGTVSGFKSIRTRADFWRFAEGRLLDGLYWDKQYSNRTLTLQDNNSHIYYENLLLGVAQIRQLKVRNNTCSIYLYFHNLLEDCYSKYRYQAEDKSDFGPRNGSEWKYSSASSSLSPWYWGCRGFYSSGGYIFTLPKSKQESVEKLAFLRQNNWITRGTRVVFIDFSTYNANINLFCIVRLVVEFPATGGAYTSSHIYSVKLLRYVTHYDYFLASCEVAFCLFIITFIVQEAIKMVKLKKEYFRSAWNCLDLVLLVVSILAIAFNIYRTIKVSMLMKKLLSDAKEYPDFYFLAYWQVLYNNVIAINIFFAWIKIFKYISFNRTMTQLSSTLSRCAKDIIGFAVMFFIIFFAYAQFGFLVFGSQVKEFSTFPNCIFTQFRIVLGDFNFETTEAANRILGPIYFITFVFFVFFVLLNMFLAIINETYSEVKADFEVIPTQEFQLRDLFRESYNKALVKLRLKKPEVDTHPAAKSLERMTNKDISQLSDGDSAKKEKYVKVSKPQEEKPREQYQAAEDADAVTAQSYVSMEEFQKLFRYTAELGKELNNINAKIRRLTKIVQKLQDASGQTGQ, translated from the exons ATGCAGTTAACTG GAAGAGCTGCCAACAAAGGAGGCGGCTCTACCGGGCACCGCGGGGACATCCCCGCTGAACACT GTGCCGTCAAACCCCGGATCAGTCTGAGCGGGGAGCTGGAACTGAAAACCACCCTGCGGGAGCTGGTCGTGTACGTGGTGTTCCTGACGGACCTCTGTCTGT TGACGTTTGGCATGGTGAGCACGGACATGTACTACCTGAACAAGGTCATGTCCCGTGTCTTCCTGGAGCCCTCCTTGTCCAACGGCACCGTGAGCGGTTTCAAAAGCATCAGGACCAGAGCTGATTTCTGGAGG TTTGCAGAAGGACGGCTGTTGGATGGACTCTACTGGGACAAACAGTATAGCAACAGGACATTAACCCTCCAGGACAACAACAGTCATATTTACTATGAGAATTTGCTGTTAGGAGTAGCCCAGATTCGCCAGCTGAAAGTACGCAACAACACTTGCTCCATATACCTGTATTTCCATAATTTATTAGAAGACTGTTACAGTAAATATCGTTATCAAGCTGAAGACAAGTCTGACTTTGGTCCACGGAACGGATCTGA ATGGAAGTacagctcagcctcctcctcgcTGTCCCCGTGGTACTGGGGATGTAGGGGCTTCTACAGCAGCGGGGGATATATATTCACCTTACCGAAATCCAAGCAGGAGAGCGTTGAGAAGCTGGCGTTTCTCAGGCAGAACAACTGGATCACTAGAGGAACCAGGGTTGTATTTATCGACTTCTCAACATATAATGCCAACATAAACCTCTTCTGTATAGTCAG GCTGGTGGTGGAGTTCCCTGCCACCGGGGGCGCGTACACCTCCTCACACATCTACTCGGTGAAGCTCCTCAGATACGTCACGCATTATGATTACTTCCTGGCTTCTTGTGAAGTTGCCTTTTGCCTGTTTATCATTACATTCATAGTCCAGGAAGCTATAAAAATGGTAAAACTGAAAAAGGAATACTTCCGAAGTGCCTGGAACTGCCTGGATTTGGTGCTGCTGGTG GTATCCATCCTTGCCATTGCCTTCAACATCTACCGCACCATAAAAGTGTCGATGCTAATGAAGAAGCTGCTCTCTGATGCCAAGGAGTATCCAGACTTCTATTTCCTTGCATACTGGCAAGTGCTTTACAACAACGTGATCGCTATCAACATCTTCTTTGCTTGGATAAAG atatttaaatatataagCTTTAACAGAACCATGACGCAGCTGTCTTCCACTTTATCTCGCTGTGCCAAAGACATCATTGGATTTGCCGTCATGTTCTTCATAATTTTCTTCGCCTATGCCCAGTTTGGCTTTCTGGTTTTCGGGTCGCAAGTTAAAGAGTTTTCCACTTTCCCAAACTGCAT CTTTACACAGTTTCGTATTGTGCTGGgagattttaattttgaaacCACAGAAGCAGCAAACAGGATCCTTGGACCTATTTACTTCATCACATTTGTATTCTTTGTGTTCTTCGTATTGCTG AACATGTTTCTGGCTATTATAAATGAAACCTATTCAGAAGTCAAAGCAGACTTTGAAGTGATACCCACTCAGGAATTTCAGCTCAGAGACCTCTTCAGAGAG AGTTACAATAAGGCCCTTGTCAAGCTCAGGCTGAAGAAACCAGAGGTGGATACGCATCCAGCAGCCAAGAGCTTGGAAAG AATGACAAACAAGGACATTTCTCAGCTTTCCGATGGAGACAGTGCTAAGAAAGAG AAATACGTGAAGGTATCAAAACCACAGGAAGAAAAACCTCGTGAGCAGTATCAAGCTGCTGAGGATGCAGACGCAGTCACAGCTCAGAGCTACGTCTCCATGGAAGAATTTCAGAA GCTCTTCAGGTATACAGCTGAGTTGGGGAAGGAATTAAATAACATTAATGCGAAAATCAGGAGACTTACGAAAATCGTTCAAAAACTGCAGGATGCTTCAGGCCAGACGGGACAGTAA